The Onychomys torridus chromosome 4, mOncTor1.1, whole genome shotgun sequence genome includes a window with the following:
- the Slc39a13 gene encoding zinc transporter ZIP13 isoform X2, translated as MPGCSCPGCGMAGQRVLFLTVLALELLGRVGGSQPALRSLGAAAACRLDNKESESWGALLSGERLDTWICSLLGSLMVGLSGVFPLLLIPLEMGTMLRSEAGAWRLKRLLSFALGGLLGNVFLHLLPEAWAYTCSNSLGGEGQSLQQQQQLGLWVIAGFLTFLALEKMFLNGKEKEGPSQTPSKDPTAAALNGGHCLAQPAAEPGLRAVVRNLKVSGYLNLLANTIDNFTHGLAVAASFLVSKKIGLLTTMAILLHEIPHEVGDFAILLRAGFDRWTAAKLQFSTALGGLLGACFAICTQSPKGVEETVLWILPFTSGGFLYIALVNVLPDLLEEDDPWRSVQQVVLLCSGTVLMLLLPLLVE; from the exons ATGCCTGGATGTTCCTGCCCTGGCTGCGGAATGGCAGGCCAAAGGGTCCTCTTCCTCACTGTCCTTGCCCTGGAGCTCTTGGGAAGGGTTGGAGGTTCTCAGCCAGCCCTCCGGAGCCTGGGGGCTGCAGCTGCCTGTCGCCTGGATAATAAAGAAAGCGAATCCTGGGGGGCTTTGCTGAGTGGGGAGCGACTGGACACCTGGATCTGCTCCCTCTTGGGCTCTCTCATGGTTGGGCTCAGTGGGGTTTTCCCCTTGCTGCTCATTCCCCTGGAGATGGGGACCATGTTGCGCTCAGAAG CTGGAGCCTGGCGTCTGAAGCGGCTGCTCAGCTTTGCCTTAGGTGGACTCCTGGGCAATGTGTTTCTGCACCTGCTGCCAGAGGCATGGGCCTACACCTGTAGCAACAGCCTCG GTGGTGAAGGACAGagtctgcagcagcagcaacagctggGGCTATGGGTCATTGCTGGCTTCCTGACCTTTCTGGCATTGGAGAAGATGTTCCTGAATGGCAAGGAGAAGGAGGGCCCCAGTCAG ACCCCCAGCAAAGACCCCACTGCTGCCGCGCTCAATGGAGGCCACTGTCTGGCCCAGCCGGCTGCAGAGCCCGGCCTGAGAGCCGTGGTCCGGAACCTCAAA GTCAGTGGCTATCTCAACCTGCTGGCCAACACCATAGACAACTTCACTCATGGGCTGGCTGTGGCCGCCAGCTTCCTTGTGAGCAAAAAG ATTGGGCTCCTAACCACCATGGCCATCCTCCTGCATGAGATCCCCCATGAG GTGGGTGACTTTGCTATCCTGCTCCGGGCTGGCTTTGACCGGTGGACTGCAGCCAAGCTACAGTTCTCTACAGCCTTGGGGGGCCTTCTGGGGGCCTGCTTCGCCATCTGTACACAATCCCCCAAAGGAGTAG AGGAGACCGTGCTCTGGATCCTGCCCTTTACCTCTGGAGGCTTCCTCTATATTGCTCTGGTGAATGTGCTGCCTGACCTCTTGGAAGAAGATGACCCGTG GCGCTCCGTGCAGCAGGTGGTGCTGCTCTGCTCGGGCACTGTGCTGATGCTGCTGCTCCCCCTGCTTGTGGAGTAG
- the Slc39a13 gene encoding zinc transporter ZIP13 isoform X1 encodes MPGCSCPGCGMAGQRVLFLTVLALELLGRVGGSQPALRSLGAAAACRLDNKESESWGALLSGERLDTWICSLLGSLMVGLSGVFPLLLIPLEMGTMLRSEAGAWRLKRLLSFALGGLLGNVFLHLLPEAWAYTCSNSLATGLAWPVSAPPAGGEGQSLQQQQQLGLWVIAGFLTFLALEKMFLNGKEKEGPSQTPSKDPTAAALNGGHCLAQPAAEPGLRAVVRNLKVSGYLNLLANTIDNFTHGLAVAASFLVSKKIGLLTTMAILLHEIPHEVGDFAILLRAGFDRWTAAKLQFSTALGGLLGACFAICTQSPKGVEETVLWILPFTSGGFLYIALVNVLPDLLEEDDPWRSVQQVVLLCSGTVLMLLLPLLVE; translated from the exons ATGCCTGGATGTTCCTGCCCTGGCTGCGGAATGGCAGGCCAAAGGGTCCTCTTCCTCACTGTCCTTGCCCTGGAGCTCTTGGGAAGGGTTGGAGGTTCTCAGCCAGCCCTCCGGAGCCTGGGGGCTGCAGCTGCCTGTCGCCTGGATAATAAAGAAAGCGAATCCTGGGGGGCTTTGCTGAGTGGGGAGCGACTGGACACCTGGATCTGCTCCCTCTTGGGCTCTCTCATGGTTGGGCTCAGTGGGGTTTTCCCCTTGCTGCTCATTCCCCTGGAGATGGGGACCATGTTGCGCTCAGAAG CTGGAGCCTGGCGTCTGAAGCGGCTGCTCAGCTTTGCCTTAGGTGGACTCCTGGGCAATGTGTTTCTGCACCTGCTGCCAGAGGCATGGGCCTACACCTGTAGCAACAGCCTCG CCACTGGCTTGGCATGGCCTGTTAGTGCTCCCCCTGCAGGTGGTGAAGGACAGagtctgcagcagcagcaacagctggGGCTATGGGTCATTGCTGGCTTCCTGACCTTTCTGGCATTGGAGAAGATGTTCCTGAATGGCAAGGAGAAGGAGGGCCCCAGTCAG ACCCCCAGCAAAGACCCCACTGCTGCCGCGCTCAATGGAGGCCACTGTCTGGCCCAGCCGGCTGCAGAGCCCGGCCTGAGAGCCGTGGTCCGGAACCTCAAA GTCAGTGGCTATCTCAACCTGCTGGCCAACACCATAGACAACTTCACTCATGGGCTGGCTGTGGCCGCCAGCTTCCTTGTGAGCAAAAAG ATTGGGCTCCTAACCACCATGGCCATCCTCCTGCATGAGATCCCCCATGAG GTGGGTGACTTTGCTATCCTGCTCCGGGCTGGCTTTGACCGGTGGACTGCAGCCAAGCTACAGTTCTCTACAGCCTTGGGGGGCCTTCTGGGGGCCTGCTTCGCCATCTGTACACAATCCCCCAAAGGAGTAG AGGAGACCGTGCTCTGGATCCTGCCCTTTACCTCTGGAGGCTTCCTCTATATTGCTCTGGTGAATGTGCTGCCTGACCTCTTGGAAGAAGATGACCCGTG GCGCTCCGTGCAGCAGGTGGTGCTGCTCTGCTCGGGCACTGTGCTGATGCTGCTGCTCCCCCTGCTTGTGGAGTAG